The window CGTCGCGACCGATGAGGCCCGCTTCCTCGCGACGGCGCGGACGGTGGCCGCGTCGCTCACAACGGCGCGAAGTCGGCGGGCCTTTGCGGATGCCGTGTGGACGGCCTACTGTGAGGGCCTTGAGCCGGCGGCATGCCCTAGCCAAGCAACATTTCGGCAGCGATTTGAAAAGGTAGCGGAGACTTCCCCGCTGGGGCAGATCCTGGCGGCAACGCCGTTCGCAATCAAGAAATGACGTGCGGTGTCCCCGAATCGACTGTCGCAGCTCGTCACGCAATGCTGGCGTTTCTGCAGTGCGCGCTGAGGCGGTAATAATTTACGTATCGGCGCGGCGCGGCAAGGAGGATCATTCCCCATCCGTCCGCGCACAACCCGCCCCCACACCGCACGGCAGCAACGGCTAGCCACTAGTTTTTTCGCACGAGGGCTGATAGGGTAGCTTTGTGCATGACGTGATTCAGCAAGGTCTTGATTGGTACCTCTCGCCCACCAGCACCGCTGAGGTCGATTGCTGTCCAACGCGGGATGTCTTTCAGGCGCGGCTCGACAGTTATTACCGATCGCTGCAGCACGCGCAGCAAATTGAAGCAGCGGCACTGCTGATCGCGACCATCGGAGAAATTGGGAACAATGCGTTCGACCACAACTTGGGGCAATGGAGAGATCAACCAGGCTGCTGGTTCGCCCACACGCACGATGCGGATATCGAGTGGATCGTCCTCGCGGACCGCGGACAAGGGATCTTGGCGTCGCTGCATCGAGTCGATCCCACGCTCAACACTCATCAAGCGGCCCTAGAAGCCGCATTCGAACGACAAATCTCGGGACGCGCCCCGGAACAGCGAGGGAACGGATTGAAATTCGTCCGACGCATCATCAGCGGCCACGCGCAGCGCGGATTGAGCTGTATGAGTGGCGACGGCCTGCTGAGCTTCGGAGAACAAACGTCCGTCCTTCAGGCAGCACTGCAATCGACGGATCAATCCACAGCGCACACCGGCACCTTGACGATGATCGCATGGGGGACACGATGAAGATCACACTGGTCAAGTTCGGCGATTTGCTAATCTCTCGTCCGGCGGGGCGAGAGGCGGCACTCGTCGTCCAAGCGTATTTCCAACCGGCAACGCCGGACGAACCGATCGAACTCGATTTCACAGGGGTCCAGGTTGTGGCACCCTCCTGGCTCGACGAATTTCTCCAGGGATTGCGACGCCAGTTCGGCAATCGGGTTCATTGTCTCCCGTCGAACAACCCGACCGTCATTGAATCCCTCGCGGTCATGCAGTAACGAACGCGATCTCATTTTTTCCGCAACCTTTTCTGCGCATCCGTCGATAGTAGATCTATGGACACCGTCCGCAAAATCGCGTTTGTGATCAATGGAGATACCGAAGCGCGGCATCTAGAAAACGTGGACCGGAGCGTGCGAGAGCTGAAACGCATGGGCTATACGGTCTATGTCGCCAGCCCGGAGGCCCCGAGTACCGCACCCGACCGCTACGTCCCCGCGACGCACACGGCGATCCAGGCCTTGCTCGCCGACGTCGCGACCGATGCGAACGACGACGTCGTCCTCTACACCACCGGACATGGTGACCAGCAGGGCAAGCGCGGCACCCTCTGCCTGGGCCACGATTGTCGCACTACCGACTTGCTAGCACTGTTCGACGGCAAGGCCTATGGCTCCCGCGTCGTGGTGATGGATCAATGTTTCGCCGGCAATGAACAAAGTCGCTTCACCGACGATCCGAAGACACTGTTCATCACCGCCGGCGGCACCGGCGAGACCGTGTGTTGCGGCTTGTTCGCGCCGAAATTCTGGAGCGATCAGGTCCCCGATCCCGGCCATGACGGCGTCAGTTGGGATGACCGCTATGCGTTCGCCGTCGCCAGCGGACACGAACGCACCTCGACGCCGCAACGCATTCCCACGCTCGGCTACCGTTCCAGTGACACGCCGCCGTTCCCGGCGACGGTCCAAGCCATCGCCGATGGCACCGCGCTCGACGCGCAGTTGCGGCGCTTGCGCCCGGGGCAGTACGCATTCATCACCTTTTCGGCCACATGGTGCGAGCCCTGTAAACGGTATGCCCCGCATTTCGATGCACTGGCCGCTGAAGGGGACGGACAGGTGTTGTTTCTCCGCACCGAAAACGAGGACCTCGCTCGCGCATTCGATGTGACCGGCTATCCCACCGTGATGCTCGTCACCGGGCAGGGCCAACGGTATGTAGTGCCCAATGCCAACCGCGATGAGCTCTTCACTGAGTTGGCCGCCTTTTCGGTGCCGGTCGAGACCCGGATTCGCCGGCTGCGAGCCCGACTCGACAACACGGAGGCCGAGTGGACCGAAGTCGCAGACGTCTACGGCACGTACTCCGACTTGATTGCGGCGCTCCCTCCCCGGCAACGCAAGGCCGCACACACGACGTTTCATGCGCGCTTCGACGAAGACGTGCAGCAACTCGGCACGTTGATTCGCACGGACCCATGGATCTTAGAAGAAGACATTCAGGCCTATCTCACGATGTGGCGCAATCCCCATTGCGGGATGTCGCTGTCACAACGCGAATTGGCCGCATTCCGCACCACCATCTCCACCGCCACCGATGAAAAACAGCGGCAGCGCCTCTTGTCCCTCTGGGGTGGAACCGACGGCGGACTGGTCGCGATGCTACCGCCCGCCCGCCAACAGCGACTGTTGCGCGACCTGTCGGGCGAGCTGCTCCGCGCGGGTCAACGGGTCATCGCCGGCGCACGTCAGTCCTCCGCGGCTCCCCTCCTCGACACGACCGATGCACTGCCGGAGATCGTGGCCGCGACACTGCAATCCATCAACATCTCGAACGCCCCGGAAGTTCCCCCGTGCGCGGAATACACCGCAACGATCTATTTACGACTCCTCCGCCACGCCACCGGCAAACTGCGCCGCGACTTGCTGCACACGTTGCCGGCCGTCGCAGTTGAAGTCGGCCCACAGACCGCGCAGCGCCTCGAACGGATCGCGCTGACCGCGATCGAAACCTCGCCCAGCGACCAGGACGTCTTTGCCGCCGCCATTGCGACGTTGAGTAACGTAGCCTGGTATCAACTCGCGGACCCACGCTCCAGCGCATTGCTCCGAACCCGGGCGTTGGAAATCTTTCACCATCCGCCGATCCCCGGCACGACGCATTTGCAGTGGCTGTTCCGCCACGTCACCACCTCCAGCGACGCGGGGCAACGCAACGCGATCGCCGACGCGTGGATCACGGCCTACCAACAATGCCTCGTGGTCCCGGAGCAAGCCGAGGCAGTCTACGTAGACCTGATGCGCGCGATGTCCTGGGAGGATC is drawn from Deltaproteobacteria bacterium and contains these coding sequences:
- a CDS encoding STAS-like domain-containing protein; this encodes MKITLVKFGDLLISRPAGREAALVVQAYFQPATPDEPIELDFTGVQVVAPSWLDEFLQGLRRQFGNRVHCLPSNNPTVIESLAVMQ